The following proteins are co-located in the Opitutaceae bacterium genome:
- a CDS encoding RidA family protein — translation MKKELKHPDKLASTGAYSAAVEIDGWIFVSGQGPLDLATGEIRSGTIEAETRLTLSHIRRILETAGASMADVVRCTCHLADIRDFDRFNLVYAEHFPKPFPARTTVQSVLGGGIKVEIDCIARAPGKPHPTHS, via the coding sequence ATGAAGAAGGAACTCAAACATCCTGACAAGCTGGCATCGACAGGTGCCTACTCCGCAGCGGTTGAGATCGACGGGTGGATATTCGTGAGCGGGCAGGGGCCGCTGGACCTCGCCACGGGAGAAATCCGCAGCGGCACCATCGAGGCGGAAACGCGACTGACCTTGTCTCACATCCGAAGAATCCTGGAGACCGCGGGTGCATCGATGGCCGATGTCGTGCGTTGCACATGCCATCTGGCGGACATCCGGGACTTTGACCGATTCAACCTCGTGTACGCCGAACATTTCCCCAAGCCGTTCCCGGCGCGCACCACGGTGCAATCGGTGTTGGGCGGTGGCATAAAGGTCGAGATCGACTGCATCGCTCGAGCCCCCGGGAAACCACATCCCACTCATTCCTGA
- a CDS encoding DeoR/GlpR transcriptional regulator: MLPAQRHLATLRLLSEKGCVSMAEIARHFNVSTATARRDAMLLAKSGKVSRSHGGLLPLNFYRETPGNTAIPAGGASLAVRIARRACELLPHDGNVFIGGGPIALQVGRLLLDRPELRIYSNSVPLIALAPHAHACVTGIGGEIKKGSRSLTGGLAHAWLAHLRFDACILEADGLDEMSGVYVSDADVAALQTEVLKRSAMSMLVAEASKWNSRAAVRLAPWASFSSLVTTRDLPRGARIALGSERVKVCLT, encoded by the coding sequence ATGCTTCCCGCCCAACGCCACCTCGCCACCCTCCGGCTGCTTTCGGAAAAGGGCTGCGTGAGCATGGCGGAGATCGCGAGGCATTTTAATGTCTCGACGGCGACCGCCCGGCGGGACGCCATGCTCCTGGCCAAGTCGGGCAAGGTCTCACGCAGCCATGGTGGATTGCTTCCACTCAATTTCTACCGCGAAACTCCTGGAAACACCGCCATTCCCGCCGGAGGCGCCAGCCTTGCAGTCCGCATCGCAAGGCGCGCCTGCGAATTGCTTCCGCACGACGGCAATGTATTCATCGGTGGCGGTCCCATTGCGCTTCAGGTGGGCCGCCTGCTGCTGGATCGCCCGGAACTTCGAATCTACTCCAACTCCGTGCCGCTGATCGCACTCGCGCCGCATGCTCATGCATGCGTCACCGGCATTGGCGGAGAAATCAAGAAGGGATCAAGGTCGCTGACCGGTGGATTGGCGCACGCCTGGCTGGCACACTTGAGATTTGACGCCTGCATCCTCGAGGCGGACGGACTCGACGAAATGAGCGGCGTTTACGTTTCCGACGCCGATGTGGCCGCTTTGCAAACTGAAGTGCTCAAGCGGTCCGCCATGAGCATGCTGGTTGCCGAAGCATCCAAATGGAACTCCCGGGCAGCCGTTCGTCTCGCTCCGTGGGCAAGTTTCTCCTCGCTGGTCACCACTCGTGACCTGCCGAGAGGCGCGCGGATCGCGCTCGGTTCAGAAAGAGTCAAAGTGTGCCTGACCTAG